Genomic segment of Esox lucius isolate fEsoLuc1 chromosome 15, fEsoLuc1.pri, whole genome shotgun sequence:
TTCTCTATTGCAATGGTGGCAAGAAACAAATGGTGCACTCCTACAAATGTCTGGCCTCAGtaccacacacactgatgtaGGTTTTAAACTATCATGTAGCCAGTAGTAGGAGGATTATTCATTCAAGGTAAACAATAAGGAAAGGTTCTCTATTTTGGCTGGTTCTCTATTTTGGCTGTAAGCTATAAACATTTCCCCAGAGATATGAGCTGATAAGTGGCCACCACATGCTCTCAACCTTCTTGCCCATAGCCATTGACAGTGCTGCAAACCCACCGTGCTAAAGAAATTGGTTTTTTAAACACAGGGGTGCTCCagtttatattttgtgttttattcacagTTTgagttcaaatgtattttttttgtttgttttttttacactgagTTCAACCAGCCCTCCACTGTACTAAATTACAAACTGTCCGTAGAAATGCGACATATTTATAAATCTGTTCTGGTTTAGCAAAGGCGAGTTATACAATGTCAGatgtaaatgttgtgtttttatgaaaTTAACTTATGTGAGGGAATGTCTAAAATGTTTGACTTTAAGCTTGATTTATATATTGTAGACCCATGGTATGAAACTGTCATTGTAGCCTGTCCAACCTTCTCACAACTCTGTGAAGAAATTGTACAACCAAGGCATGTCATAATGTAATGCTGTTACTTGCTGGCTCTGCATTGGCACTGAGCTATGTTAGCTTTAAAACTTTCAGGCATTTGAGTTGTAGCTGCACTATTAACAGCAGAAGCAATCCTTCAAAGCACAAGCCAGCTCAACCAGCCACTGCAATGCTGCAAAGCCATGGATATTTACCCTCCTCCGGTTACGGTAGATGTGGAACAATTGATGTGTGTCTATGAGGTATAAATCGTGAATACTAAATTGAAAAAGCCGTTATGCAGTACTGTCTCAGGTTGAGCTCAGAATACCCAAGTAGCCAGGTCGTTTTGAGACTTGCAAAGACGTTTTTGTCAGTTGATGGTAGACATGTTGGCCATAGGAACAGATGGAGTACCATCTCTATTGTTCACAAGGGAGCTCCAGTCCATTTGCTGTGATTTTATAGAAGTTGCTCAACTGTAAACCAAATTGGTATGCCTAGATTATATTCTTATTCATAGGGCAGTGTCATCCGTTTTAAAATGTTGAGCATGGTGTGTATGGAAGTAGAGTCATTTTCGGTTTATCACAAGTGTAAAATAAGACACCTTTGTTTTACTTCACCTTGCCGAGCCTACCTCTTTCCAATATGGCCTGGACCGAAGTCCTGTAAGGGATTTGACTACTAGGACCATGTTGCATATCTCTTAATGAGAACTACCTTCTCAAGGAACTTGACATTTTATGCATTCTTGTCCTTCGCTTTGCTATAATTTCATTGTCATTTAACCCTGTACAGCTAACTTTTCATTTATTGACTTGTAAATAAACGCAAAACATGTAAATCAGTGAAGGTACTCTGGTTTTAGCTTACGCAGATGCTCAAGCTTGTAAATAGACTAAAGAAACATGAAGCCCACTAATTAGATCACAacaccctcttcctcctcaccaTAAAAGACCAGCCACACACATTTGGTTTTTTGGGGAGATGCATTACAATGATGGTAGGGATGTGTGTTCTTCACAAAGATTAAGGAATAAAACAAATGGGAGCAGAGTttacagaaataaacactttataTATCAATCTGCATTTTCTCTTTTTAACAATGACgttcaataaaatgtaaccaCGGAATTGTGAAAGGCTACTTCCAAACTGGCACTATACTGACACAATAAGAAACCTGGGCTTTAATGTCTCTGAATCATTTGTAAGTTTAAAGCTAAATGGTTTCAATGTTTTACACACCCAATATAATAGTTTTACACccaaaatgtacatatatatatatatatatatactgtatatgtttaagaaaaaaatatatatttttatcctGTCAGTACATTTTGGTCATGCAAAAAATAACTAAGACAAAAGCTCTGTCAGAACAATTCAACACATTGTAACAACAGGATTTTGAAACCATATGCAATAGATAAATTATATACTGCAACATTATACAGCATAAATTACAAATCAGGCGAATACTGTGCAATCACATTGGAGCTACACAACATTTGtaatttataataattaattcGGACTAATCTTTCAAACAACCATATAatacacataaaaaatattacatattacctttaatgaaacaaaaataggtCCCGTTCTCTTTTTTGTGCATTTCACTTGTACATTCTTCGCAATGTTGTCTCTGATTTGTGTACAATAAGTTTAAGAAAAACCAACAGCAACAATCAAATGACGATACATCCAAAGCAGTATTCATGACGACAACTATCATGATAGTGAGCTATTTTTTCCAAAGTGCAAAGAGAGCAGGTGGTTGAGATTGTAAGACCTGATACCAACAGCTGAAGTCTGTCTGCCTTTGCTCCTTTACTGAGAAGCAGGTTGATTTAAGGGCTCTCAAGGAGTTCACATACtctataatatttaaaaaagtgcAGGCACTATTAGAAATGTAGAACATCTGTCTTCAAGTAAGGTCAGTCAGGGTTTCTGTTCTGTCGGGTGAATTTGCTGGTAATTTGAAGGTTTTATGTGGGACCCTCAGGAGCTCGTTGAGGCCCTTGTGGACGTTGGCAGGCTGGGAAGCAGCACACTCTGCCAAAGCCGGCCCCATTTGGGCATAAAGGGCTTGGCACAGGTTGGCGGTGGCCCCCCGCACACTGCCCCCCCGGCCATGAACTGTGCCGCTGGGGCAGGAGGTGCCCAGGAGGTGCCAGAGCAGCGGTAAAGCCTTCTGTTCCACCACCTGGGGCTTACGAGGATACAGCTCCATCACCAGATCTGAAAGACAGGCCAGAGATCAGGGAGGGCACGGAGCTCAGAAAATAAGAAAAGCTATTAAGATGCCAAAGACTCCACAGAGGGCAGAGTTGCCTTTGCACTGTTGCTTAGTAACCTTCGTAAACTAAGATCCTGATCTACATGTTAAAAGATAAATCAAATCCCAGTCAGCTACAGGAGTTTCTGAACTGAATTTTGTCAGAGAATATACATACCAGCAACCTTTTCTATGAGGTCCACTTTAGCCTTGCCACTCAGAAACTGGGCCTTGGTGCAGAAAGGCTGGAGTAGAAGGGTGTTATCTGTGAACAAAGTAAAACAACGTCACGTTACAGCTGGTCGTCCTCTTAGTTAGAACATTTGATCTAACACACGAACAGACACCCACCCAGGTTGTGGATGAGAGCGTGAATGGCTCCAGTAGCAGCGGTATAGATAGCGTTGTTCTTTGAGTTGAGGTGATTGTCCACAATGCCTGGGACCAGGATGTACACCACCTGGGCCAGGTTATCCTTCATCAGCATCACAATCTTCTGCAGGGACTCCAGAGCATACAGATTGACCTTACTGTTGGACTCCTGCAGTCTGGCTTTAAAGGCATCAAACACCTGGGATAGAGCAGAGAAGACACCACACATTCAAGGATGACCTAACTCTATGGTCGTTTGcacaatttatattttgtcGATAACAGTCATAGCTGGTGTTCTTTGTGACACTGTATGCTAATTCTTTAGGTTTTGTTCAGTTGAGGCCAGTTACTGGAAAGATGCTGCCGACGACCATGTTGGCGTTGTGCTCACAGTCCCCCACCAGCTGGTCGATGCCCTTAATGCGCTCTCTGAAGTCCTTTGAACCCAGCAGGGCTGTGAGCTGCTTCACGTACTCGGTCTTGTCTGCAATGCTGTGAGCCGGGGGTCTGCCGCCGTGCTGGCCAGCCTCCCTGCAGACACGAAGTCACACGCCAACAGGAAGTCACACACACCGTTGTAAACCCCAGGCAACAACACCTCACAGTGACACAAACAGGGCTGACACAGAAAGCCAGGCCAGCCGGTGACCTGAACGTGCACTGTTCTATGAATGTAGACTTGATGAGAGACGAGTGTCTGGCGACGACGCTACAGGTTTCGTCTGGCGTCGTTGTATCTGCCCACCTGTTGACCACTTTGAGGGGTTCCCTGTTCAGAGAGGAGGCCCTGACCGTCCCGCTGCCAGGGAGGGAACGCCGCCCTCTGGCTGATGGGGTGTCCTGGGGCATCTCTCCCAGGCCCTGCACagcacattaacacacatgGTGCTGCTTACTCCTTAAAGACACGCGTCAGGAAGTCACAGGAGGAGACTAAAACCGGCAGGAATGACATGACAGTAGCACCCAGCCCTTCAGTCAGACAGTGTCCTGTACCTTAGTTTTCAGTGTGAACACAGTGTCTCTGATGGGAGCCAGGTCTTTGGCAGGGACATATTTCTCCAACATCTTATCGAAGTCCCGGTGTGTCGACAGAAACAGCAGCATCCGTCGCCCTTGATACCTGAGGAGGAGAAGGGGCCTCAGAGTCACGCAACGCCACCAGCACATCCCCTCACCCACCTGGTATCGACGGCCACTGGTTTTGGACAGAATTCCCTCACTACCTGGCTTCCTGGGAGGAGTCTTGCGCCAGCCTGGTGACAGCAGGCAGGACGCGGTCAGTGAGGTCCTTCCCCCCGGACAGCACGCGCGCCGGCCCCATGTTCTCCAGCAGATTGGCCATGTGATGAGCCGCACATTTCCTCACCACTGAATTCAGGTGACTGTTTCAGAGTGGAAAAACGAGCGTGTGATCAAGCGTGTTGTGTTTGGGACTACTGATTTTATTGCGACACAAGCGTGACACCATTGATTATGCAGGAGCGGGCTGTGTGctggtgtcagtgtgtctgacCCGAGGCCTCCAGTGAGCAGGGCGTGCAGACTCCGGGTGGGGGTGCAGTGTTGCACCATGCTGTCCACCGCCGTGTCCACATCTTGCCTGATGAAGGCATTGGACTCCCCGGCCTTCTGCAGCAGAGCTTTGGCCGTGCCCTCCAGCTCCTGGTCCATGCCTTTCTGCAGCGCGGCGTACAGCTCACCCACGGTCCCCACGGCAACGCGGGACACGCCCGACCGAAGGTTCCTTACCTGGAGAGCAACAACACCCGGGTGATCTCATGAAGACTAATTTTGAGTGAATGGCACGTGTGATGTCAcacatacagtggctctcaaatgtattcacctCCTTGGACTGTTCCCGCATtctattgtgttacaacatgaaaccGAAATTTAACACCGTTTACAAAAAAGTAAAGGGAAAAATAGTAACGTGAAAAAGAAAATCCGCTAATTTTGGTAAATTTattacaaacataaaaaatacataataataagaAGTTCAGTTTAGGTTTTATGACCATTAAAACATAGCTAAACAATACGTTAGTTAGCAATGCTAGGTGATAATGAATAATGAGGAGTCGTGGTCGTACCTCTTGGATGAGCGCGAGACAGACGTCATGCAGTCTGTTCTGCAGTACATCTGAATGGTACTGCGTCAGACCGCGGAGTAAGGTCAGGCCCTCAATCTTCTTCTCCCTTCATTTAGAAAGCAAAATAGAAATTCAGTAAATCGAATGCACGCATATATGCATATAAATTGACTTCAAACACATGGTCTGACTAGACAATGGTTAAGTAAAGTAGCATGGGGTTAAATGCAGGAGGTGAGGTTCATTTGAACCCCCGGACAATGAGCGGCTGCTAAGGCTTATTAAGACCCAAATTAAGCACAAATCTCACCAGTCGTCTGAACTGAGGAGTTTGAAGCCCTGTGTTAGTGCTAGCTCAGGTTTGGAGAAGGGACGTAGTTCAGGCTGCTCTGCCAGGTCTTTCTTCTGGCTGGGCGTGCCGGGGGACAATTCATCTGGAGGACACGGCCACAGAATTACATTCAACACCATTATATTGTATCTATGGCCACTACAGTGAAGACAATACACAGCAGTGTCATTGGCTGAATGAAGCAACGTGCGTAGGAGGAGACATTAACAGAagctgtgaaaacaaaacattgcactCCATTATCTAAGAGAACATCTCATTTACTGTCGCTCAACGCTGCTACTTTTGGAGTTGTGATGGGCTAATTTTGAATCAGGCCACCTGAGTGCGTGTTAACTAATTCATCTAtccacccaaaaaaaaaagaaggcataATTAAACAGCTTCAAACCGAGCAAACAGCTCTGCATTGAAAGCTACAATGAAAACCCATGTAAGATACTAATACAACCCTATCACTGAAAAGATGCAAAGAGAGACATTTTATGATAACtatcaattataatttttaattCATCTTTTATTAATCTTTAATTTAGGTATTTCATGAATCCagctttttacatcagcagtcaacCGAAgggcttttacagacacccagcaaCAAGAAGAACCCGACTCATCTCAGACTGATCCACCCACCTgagctgtgtgagagagactctGCAGAGACTGGGAGCCGTGTTCTGCTGAGACTGGGAGCCCTCCTGAGACGGGGCTGAGTGCTCCTCTGGCTGGGAGGGACCGTGGGGGGGCTGGGCTGGTGCGGGGGGCTGAAACATTTCACGGGGCTCTGGGTGCCTTGGGGGATGGTAGGGCTGGTGGGTGACCTGTCTGGAAGAGAGTCACCCTTGGTGGATGTCGCCACGCTACCATTTAGATGGATGTCTGTCAGGGACGGGAACAATAATTAGAGATGAGCCACAAGCAAATGTTGACTGTCAAAGGAGAAGGTATAGCATGCATGCTGAATGGCTGTGGCAAATATTTGCTAAATCAAGCCTGGAGAGGTTTGTGTACTTTGCTGTCGGAAGTTTACTCAGAAATGGCCAGAGGTTGTAACATCTCAGCCACACCCTCGACCAACACAGACTTTTCCAAATGGCTTATAAAAAGGAGTTATTGCTGCTTGTTTTCTTACACATCCCTCAGTCTCTTGACAGAACTACGCTACCACATAATCTGTCCACAAGACATAAATCCGACAAAAGAAATGTACCAGCTTACTGCAACATTACAATAGCCAGAGTCTCCAGATTTGGATGGCAAAAGGTGTTTTACTGAACACATTCAAATTGTACTAGTAAACTACCAGAATTTTGGTATGTTTAAAAGGATTTGATGATACATTTTATTAGATGAGATTTAGTTTCACAACCCTAATCTAGATTCAAGTGGCTCAGGGGAAACCCAGTTCCAGGGTGAAGGATACTATGGACACACCTGTGTACATGGCTGACGTGTCCACTGCATACTTGTGATCATGCGCTTGTCTGAGGTGAGGCGTCTGGTCAAGTCCCTGGCAATCCCCCAGACCTGGCTGGACCTCCTGCTGGTCCAGCCGCTGTGGAGCCATTTCCCTGGCAAACCTCAGCATTCTCCCGTTCTCCTTATCatgcacaccaacacacaactCTTCATATACATTCCAGACGTGCTATAGACTCATTACCTACCGATATTAAGGAAGCGCTGTTGTTTTGACACTTCCGCAAAGCCTAATGGGAAATGTAGTCTCAATGTGGTATTTGTTGTTGTATACACAGTATACATAATGGCTTCTCACCCTAACCTCCTCTGCGTCTGGGTTGTAGTCGGGGTCAAGGTGATGGCTGGGGACGGCGTGGCCACTAGGCAGTCTGGTCATACAGTCGCCCTGGTCCATCGAGACTGCAACCCCTGGACGGTCGGACAGAACCACAGAGCCAAACACTCCTACAGACATGGAAAGTGAGGAACGTTCAAGAGCACTTGAGACACTTTTTCTACTGACACCATTGAGCGGTACAGTGTATCCAGTTGTCCGACACAAGCAGTGATGACTTCCCAAACAATGCAAGTCTGAGTACCAGTTTCTGAGACACAGTATTGTCAAGCAGACATAACACCCTTATTGTGGAGGGACCTTGAGTGTTGTGAGATGGCATGAAGAGTTCTATTGTTCCACATAGCACTGGGACAGAGAACCATGACCTCAGTAACGGGTATAGGACATcatggacatgtgaacaatgagATTGATAAATAATAGAGCACGGTTGATGACTAACCTCTACCAACCACACCTTCAGGCATGTCAGTGGCCGATGTCTTCCTGTTACTGTAGCTGTGGAAACCTGGGGACCAGGAATGGAGACAGTATTGGAGGAACAACGTATTGCAAACATAATGAAACTACTTCTAGTTTTTAGACTGTGATTTGACTCACTGGAGGACATAATCCCTTGAAGTGACTGACCTTTGGCAGGCCTCAGGGCTCTGATTGGCTCCCGGCAGGCAGGTCTAGTTGGGGGTGGAGAGTATTCTCTAATTGGGTCGTCTTCATCAGGTTCCATTGGTCCATTCGAGTAGGCAACTCTCTGACCAACCACACTCACATCAGCTGCAATTTTATCTTTGAGTGGAAAGCCTGCTGGATAAACACAACATTAAGAAttaaatgcaataaaaacaaGTCAGACAGTAACATGAGCTCCTGCTACATTTCAAATTATCAATGAACCTTGAAGGGCAGTGAAGTCCATAGATACAGCTGACCTCAGCTTGGCAGAAGGCACTCTAGCGCTATGCTTTGCTGAACAGACGGCGGAATTCCCAGGACTGTTaaaaaaggtcaaaggtcagtccTCAGGAGATTTATACGACCATGCATGATGATGGTGTCATGATGATGGTGTCCAATTCTTGACTGATGAACCAAAAATCCATAGTCGAAAACAATTGAATTTGGTCGGCCTCAAGAATCTGTGTGTACTAACAGAGTGTACCTGGTTTTGGTGCTGTTGAGGGTGGAGTTCGGGGGTGAGTACAGGCTAGAGAGGCCGCTCTCGCTGGCTGGGCTGGTGACAGTGGGGGAGATGTGAGAGGAAGAGTCCAGAACCAGCTCCAGTTTCAGGGCCGAGTCCGGGCTATCTGGGTCAGGGTCCGAGCCACTCAGACTCACCTTGGCCCTCCTTTTCGCAGCGCTGGTGCGGAGTGAGCGCAGGGAGTTCAGCATCTGcggagaacaacaacaacacatgaCCTCATCAGTAACCCGACAGCGTGGAAGGGTGCGCCGTTCATGCAGAccgtgttttattcatgttgttACATCCACCACAGTTTAGACATCAAGTACGATTCGCCCGGGGGAGGAACAACACCTGTCCCATCCACATCCAGTTGGAGATTTCAGTAAGCCCATCCATACGGGGGAAAAGCAGTGATTCTGACCTCCTGCCGGTCCAAAGGATCCTCTTCATGGTTCTGGTCCTGCAGGCTGAGGTGCTCAAGGTCTAGATGGAGGTTCCTCTCAGAGGGATGGTCCTGTAGGCCGGATTGGGATGGAGCTTGAAGGCCCTGGCCCCTCTCAGGCAGGGGAAAGCCCGGGGATGGGGAAAGGGGCAGCATGGTCCGTGTCCCGCTCAGAGCCCGCCTGAAGGACGAGGCAGACGAGGAGCTTACCAGGGAGGCGCGGAGAGGCCGCGGAGAACAGCGGCTGCCTGACAACTCCTCTGTGGGGATTGGGAGAGGACAGATCACTCACAGCAACATGCCTCTACTGAATAACGCCACCAGCAGGATCTACCCAATATTCAGTAAGACACCAGATCCATACTTGAAATCTCTCTCCAGGGGCTGGGGTCTCGTCTGCTCGGgctgctctctctcttgttGGGCCAGGTGTTGGACATAGACAGTGAGGAGTCAGCGCGGCGGCGGGACACTGTTGGGGTGAGCATGCCACTAGGGAGCGTGGCCAGAGGGTAGGAGGGCAGTAGGAAGCTGCCCTGGACTGAGGGGTTGGAGGGGAGCGAGAAGGTGCGCTCAACGCCGGGGTTTCCAACAAGATGGGCTTTGTGTGGCACAACTGCAACACAAGGATCCGTGAGTTACCTTCTACATGAAAAAAGGTGCGTTCTGTAGACAGCACATAGACAAACAAAAGCTCCTAACCTCCCTCTGTGTCAGAGAAGTTAGAAGATTTAAAGATGTCAGGGTCTGAGTCGAGACTCCCGCTCCTCCTCAGGCATCCCAGAGGTTCCCTCCTTCTAGAAGATAGGAGCGTATTGGCATCAGCAGCACCTGCAGGAAGGAGGGACAAGCTGTTACGGTACCTCAAAACAGTATGATAACTGGTAGCTTCTCTCCACTGAGGGTAAGCTAACGCTCAGATCAAGCAGGTCTGTGATCCCAGTGACTGGAATGGAATTGTAATCTGGTCCAAGCTCGTTCCCCTTGACACGTCATCAGGCCTGGGTTTTAAATGGAACATTTTAAAGGTTCTATCCTCACAATTACACTGAAATGACTTCGGAGGGCCCAGCTGGCCCAGAGGTTTATGTCACTGCCTCGCACCGAAGCTGTGCCACTGCGGCCAGGAGCACCCTCAACGCGCCATACCGGCACACTGGCATTGTCTCAGCACCTTCCTGGATGGATGGGCTGATGTCAGACAGGGTCGACTTGTATCATTACCATTTTGTGACAGATTGGGTGTCTGCAAGCTGAAACGTGGTTGGCGGCTAGTGATAAGCGactgaaacacattaaatagTAACGTTGAGAAATACCATTACTGTGCATAGCAAAGcaattctaaactaggtttaaacatactgaaatgaAGTAAAAAAGGGtcagtaaatgatctgcacCTTTCTTTAACTTTCCGCAGAGCTGTGAAATGCTCTTCTGCATCCATGCGCTAGACATCCTGACTGATGGAAACTGACAGAATTTGcttggtatttgttgagacgtttctaacattctcctaaaaaaaactttttcagATTGGAAAcgtgattttggaatcaaaagaTTGTTAAAAGATCATCGTCTATAAAATTGTGATCATGCTCAAATAATCGCTttcaggcaattatgtaataattatgTCATACAAACGTAATAATTGCGACAGACATACTGTCACACCTCAAC
This window contains:
- the togaram1 gene encoding TOG array regulator of axonemal microtubules protein 1 isoform X2, with the protein product MIFGLIPQELHEQLLDLKNYKNRTNGVEQLKNILFGLDLKQVPSDSIVEFINFLRVLLDDSNFKVLYGTLQVINLLIQKLDYNVDKYFKQIAYVALKTLGDTRAVTRVEYMNLFRQLTRTVGPQKVLDLVIGQLRHKNSRVREDVINIITAAVLTHPRKDFNIPSLCFEVAPCLADSKKKVRHAALELFAVFDHCLDTGKRQPLMKAVDRVELNGDVEGLMAAVQARRARHILPRLSSDGLVEYALVIPKPGQRRSPQFGSGADIEWVLNGGRVSSARSIRTEPDSGRIYHGYGSLGSLVDDLPLQRRIVSAGKGKNKLPWERSSLPSTVKTQPCSSSNGKSSNQAATEDCLSDSLKLSPETYVPSFGAADANTLLSSRRREPLGCLRRSGSLDSDPDIFKSSNFSDTEGVVPHKAHLVGNPGVERTFSLPSNPSVQGSFLLPSYPLATLPSGMLTPTVSRRRADSSLSMSNTWPNKRESSPSRRDPSPWREISKELSGSRCSPRPLRASLVSSSSASSFRRALSGTRTMLPLSPSPGFPLPERGQGLQAPSQSGLQDHPSERNLHLDLEHLSLQDQNHEEDPLDRQEMLNSLRSLRTSAAKRRAKVSLSGSDPDPDSPDSALKLELVLDSSSHISPTVTSPASESGLSSLYSPPNSTLNSTKTSPGNSAVCSAKHSARVPSAKLRSAVSMDFTALQAGFPLKDKIAADVSVVGQRVAYSNGPMEPDEDDPIREYSPPPTRPACREPIRALRPAKGFHSYSNRKTSATDMPEGVVGRGVFGSVVLSDRPGVAVSMDQGDCMTRLPSGHAVPSHHLDPDYNPDAEEVRNGRMLRFAREMAPQRLDQQEVQPGLGDCQGLDQTPHLRQAHDHKYAVDTSAMYTDIHLNGSVATSTKGDSLPDRSPTSPTIPQGTQSPVKCFSPPHQPSPPTVPPSQRSTQPRLRRAPSLSRTRLPVSAESLSHSSDELSPGTPSQKKDLAEQPELRPFSKPELALTQGFKLLSSDDWEKKIEGLTLLRGLTQYHSDVLQNRLHDVCLALIQEVRNLRSGVSRVAVGTVGELYAALQKGMDQELEGTAKALLQKAGESNAFIRQDVDTAVDSMVQHCTPTRSLHALLTGGLGHLNSVVRKCAAHHMANLLENMGPARVLSGGKDLTDRVLPAVTRLAQDSSQEARYQGRRMLLFLSTHRDFDKMLEKYVPAKDLAPIRDTVFTLKTKGLGEMPQDTPSARGRRSLPGSGTVRASSLNREPLKVVNREAGQHGGRPPAHSIADKTEYVKQLTALLGSKDFRERIKGIDQLVGDCEHNANMVVGSIFPVFDAFKARLQESNSKVNLYALESLQKIVMLMKDNLAQVVYILVPGIVDNHLNSKNNAIYTAATGAIHALIHNLDNTLLLQPFCTKAQFLSGKAKVDLIEKVADLVMELYPRKPQVVEQKALPLLWHLLGTSCPSGTVHGRGGSVRGATANLCQALYAQMGPALAECAASQPANVHKGLNELLRVPHKTFKLPANSPDRTETLTDLT
- the togaram1 gene encoding TOG array regulator of axonemal microtubules protein 1 isoform X5 codes for the protein MIFGLIPQELHEQLLDLKNYKNRTNGVEQLKNILFGLDLKQVPSDSIVEFINFLRVLLDDSNFKVLYGTLQVINLLIQKLDYNVDKYFKQIAYVALKTLGDTRAVTRVEYMNLFRQLTRTVGPQKVLDLVIGQLRHKNSRVREDVINIITAAVLTHPRKDFNIPSLCFEVAPCLADSKKKVRHAALELFAVFDHCLDTGKRQPLMKAVDRVELNGDVEGLMAAVQARRARHILPRLSSDGLVEYALVIPKPGQRRSPQFGSGADIEWVLNGGRVSSARSIRTEPDSGRIYHGYGSLGSLVDDLPLQRRIVSAGKGKNKLPWERSSLPSTVKTQPCSSSNGKSSNQAATEDCLSDSLKLSPETYVPSFGAADANTLLSSRRREPLGCLRRSGSLDSDPDIFKSSNFSDTEGVVPHKAHLVGNPGVERTFSLPSNPSVQGSFLLPSYPLATLPSGMLTPTVSRRRADSSLSMSNTWPNKRESSPSRRDPSPWREISKELSGSRCSPRPLRASLVSSSSASSFRRALSGTRTMLPLSPSPGFPLPERGQGLQAPSQSGLQDHPSERNLHLDLEHLSLQDQNHEEDPLDRQEMLNSLRSLRTSAAKRRAKVSLSGSDPDPDSPDSALKLELVLDSSSHISPTVTSPASESGLSSLYSPPNSTLNSTKTSPGNSAVCSAKHSARVPSAKLRSAVSMDFTALQAGFPLKDKIAADVSVVGQRVAYSNGPMEPDEDDPIREYSPPPTRPACREPIRALRPAKGFHSYSNRKTSATDMPEGVVGRGVFGSVVLSDRPGVAVSMDQGDCMTRLPSGHAVPSHHLDPDYNPDAEENGRMLRFAREMAPQRLDQQEVQPGLGDCQGLDQTPHLRQAHDHKYAVDTSAMYTDIHLNGSVATSTKGDSLPDRSPTSPTIPQGTQSPVKCFSPPHQPSPPTVPPSQRSTQPRLRRAPSLSRTRLPVSAESLSHSSDELSPGTPSQKKDLAEQPELRPFSKPELALTQGFKLLSSDDWEKKIEGLTLLRGLTQYHSDVLQNRLHDVCLALIQEVRNLRSGVSRVAVGTVGELYAALQKGMDQELEGTAKALLQKAGESNAFIRQDVDTAVDSMVQHCTPTRSLHALLTGGLGHLNSVVRKCAAHHMANLLENMGPARVLSGGKDLTDRVLPAVTRLAQDSSQEARYQGRRMLLFLSTHRDFDKMLEKYVPAKDLAPIRDTVFTLKTKGLGEMPQDTPSARGRRSLPGSGTVRASSLNREPLKVVNREAGQHGGRPPAHSIADKTEYVKQLTALLGSKDFRERIKGIDQLVGDCEHNANMVVGSIFPVFDAFKARLQESNSKVNLYALESLQKIVMLMKDNLAQVVYILVPGIVDNHLNSKNNAIYTAATGAIHALIHNLDNTLLLQPFCTKAQFLSGKAKVDLIEKVADLVMELYPRKPQVVEQKALPLLWHLLGTSCPSGTVHGRGGSVRGATANLCQALYAQMGPALAECAASQPANVHKGLNELLRVPHKTFKLPANSPDRTETLTDLT
- the togaram1 gene encoding TOG array regulator of axonemal microtubules protein 1 isoform X3 encodes the protein MIFGLIPQELHEQLLDLKNYKNRTNGVEQLKNILFGLDLKQVPSDSIVEFINFLRVLLDDSNFKVLYGTLQVINLLIQKLDYNVDKYFKQIAYVALKTLGDTRAVTRVEYMNLFRQLTRTVGPQKVLDLVIGQLRHKNSRVREDVINIITAAVLTHPRKDFNIPSLCFEVAPCLADSKKKVRHAALELFAVFDHCLDTGKRQPLMKAVDRVELNGDVEGLMAAVQARRARHILPRLSSDGLVEYALVIPKPGQRRSPQFGSGADIEWVLNGGRVSSARSIRTEPDSGRIYHGYGSLGSLVDDLPLQRRIVSAGKGKNKLPWERSSLPSTVKTQPCSSSNGKSSNQAATEDCLSDSLKLSPETYVPSFGAADANTLLSSRRREPLGCLRRSGSLDSDPDIFKSSNFSDTEGVVPHKAHLVGNPGVERTFSLPSNPSVQGSFLLPSYPLATLPSGMLTPTVSRRRADSSLSMSNTWPNKRESSPSRRDPSPWREISKELSGSRCSPRPLRASLVSSSSASSFRRALSGTRTMLPLSPSPGFPLPERGQGLQAPSQSGLQDHPSERNLHLDLEHLSLQDQNHEEDPLDRQEMLNSLRSLRTSAAKRRAKVSLSGSDPDPDSPDSALKLELVLDSSSHISPTVTSPASESGLSSLYSPPNSTLNSTKTSPGNSAVCSAKHSARVPSAKLRSAVSMDFTALQGFPLKDKIAADVSVVGQRVAYSNGPMEPDEDDPIREYSPPPTRPACREPIRALRPAKGFHSYSNRKTSATDMPEGVVGRGVFGSVVLSDRPGVAVSMDQGDCMTRLPSGHAVPSHHLDPDYNPDAEEVRENGRMLRFAREMAPQRLDQQEVQPGLGDCQGLDQTPHLRQAHDHKYAVDTSAMYTDIHLNGSVATSTKGDSLPDRSPTSPTIPQGTQSPVKCFSPPHQPSPPTVPPSQRSTQPRLRRAPSLSRTRLPVSAESLSHSSDELSPGTPSQKKDLAEQPELRPFSKPELALTQGFKLLSSDDWEKKIEGLTLLRGLTQYHSDVLQNRLHDVCLALIQEVRNLRSGVSRVAVGTVGELYAALQKGMDQELEGTAKALLQKAGESNAFIRQDVDTAVDSMVQHCTPTRSLHALLTGGLGHLNSVVRKCAAHHMANLLENMGPARVLSGGKDLTDRVLPAVTRLAQDSSQEARYQGRRMLLFLSTHRDFDKMLEKYVPAKDLAPIRDTVFTLKTKGLGEMPQDTPSARGRRSLPGSGTVRASSLNREPLKVVNREAGQHGGRPPAHSIADKTEYVKQLTALLGSKDFRERIKGIDQLVGDCEHNANMVVGSIFPVFDAFKARLQESNSKVNLYALESLQKIVMLMKDNLAQVVYILVPGIVDNHLNSKNNAIYTAATGAIHALIHNLDNTLLLQPFCTKAQFLSGKAKVDLIEKVADLVMELYPRKPQVVEQKALPLLWHLLGTSCPSGTVHGRGGSVRGATANLCQALYAQMGPALAECAASQPANVHKGLNELLRVPHKTFKLPANSPDRTETLTDLT